From the genome of Aspergillus fumigatus Af293 chromosome 1, whole genome shotgun sequence, one region includes:
- a CDS encoding coatomer subunit delta gives MIDSVEGRTQRSFLCCGKRGGSAVHGPTGTKRTASDSGFNEADIPNNNPQKKQPFLLHSNHRFLTLIPNNRATMVVLAASICTRGGKAVLSRQFREIARSRIEALLASFPKLADSGTQHTTVEQDNVRFVYQPLDELYIVLITNRQSNILQDIDSLHLFAQVTTSICKSLDEREIVRNAFELLSAFDEIVTLGYRENLSLSQIKTFLEMESHEERIQEIIERNKELEASEERKRKAKQLEMQRKEAARSGRSMAPRAPSYPVYTPPSRPAAPETYDTYEAEKKKSFAKPLPTRGKGMQLGKKSKTTDIYEKVRGDLGPEVDESSPLVTPQVSTPAAERVPSARASLSADREPVHITIAETISAKLTREGALKSFEVKGDLQLRITDPSFTKLKLDLLANPTHGAQFRTHPNVDKAVFTSSSAIQLKDLTKRFPANNSIGVLRWRVASSGSENADILPITFTVWVNKGSDSTTVTIEYELTGSDTLRDVVVSIPFGATEPTVSSFDAVYEVSGDSLDWNIGTVDETNASGSFEFESAGDGDENEFFPMNVRFSKVSPFVEVDVTNVSLLEMEGESTGFSKDVRSIAEGYVIE, from the exons ATGATAGATTCCGTAGAAGGACGCACCCAGAGAAGCTTCTTGTGCTGCGGTAAGCGAGGGGGTAGCGCGGTGCACGGACCAACGGGGACGAAGAGAACAGCAAGCGACTCCGGCTTCAATGAGGCAGATATCCCAAACAACAACccccagaagaagcagcccTTCCTTCTACATAGCAACCATCGGTTTTTAACATTGATACCCAACAATCGGGCAACCATG GTTGTTCTCGCAGCATCAATATGCACTCGGGGGGGCAAAGCAGTGCTCTCACGTCAATTCCGGGAGATCGCCCGCTCCAGGATTGAAGCCTTGCTCGCGTCCTTTCCAAAGCTCGCAGATTCTGGAACCCAGCATACAACCGTTGAACAGGACAATGTTCGCTTTGTCTACCAACCTCTTGACGAGCTAtacatcgtcctcatcacGAACCGCCAATCCAACATCCTTCAAGACATTGATAGCCTTCATCTTTTCGCCCAAGTGACCACGAGCATCTGCAAGAGCTTGGACGAGCGGGAGATTGTTCGCAATGCCTTCGAATTGCTTAGCGCGTTCGACGAAATCGTCACGCTGGGATACCGAGAGAATCTGTCGCTTTCTCAGATCAAGACATtcctggaaatggaaagTCACGAAGAGAGAATACAGGAAATTATCGAAAGA AACAAAGAGCTTGAAGCCAGCGAGGAGCGCAAAAGAAAGGCGAAGCAGTTGGAGATGCAGCGAAAGGAGGCAGCTCGCAGTGGCCGGTCTATGGCACCCAGGGCCCCATCCTATCCTGTATACACTCCTCCATCACGTCCTGCTGCTCCCGAAACATACGATACTTatgaggcggagaagaagaagtcatTTGCGAA ACCGTTGCCCACACGCGGAAAAGGCATGCAACTTGGCAAAAAATCGAAGACCACAGATATCTACGAGAAAGTTCGTGGTGATCTGGGCCCCGAAGTTGATGAATCGAGTCCATTGGTAACTCCCCAAGTTTCGACGCCGGCAGCCGAGAGGGTCCCCTCCGCTCGGGCCTCATTATCCGCCGACAGAGAGCCTGTCCATATCACTATTGCTGAAACAATTTCTGCCAAACTCACCCGTGAAGGTGCCCTGAAGTCGTTCGAGGTGAAGGGCGACCTCCAGCTCCGTATCACCGACCCATCTTTCACGAAACTCAAGCTGGACCTGCTGGCCAATCCTACACATGGCGCACAATTCCGCACCCATCCCAATGTTGACAAGGCCGTTTTCACCAGCTCCTCAGCCATTCAGTTGAAAGACTTGACCAAGCGTTTCCCAGCCAACAACTCGATTGGCGTCCTTCGTTGGCGCGTTGCTAGTTCGGGGTCAGAAAATGCTGATATCCTCCCCATCACGTTCACAGTGTGGGTGAATAAGGGCTCCGACTCCACCACTGTGACAATCGAGTATGAGCTCACGGGCTCGGATACGCTGAGAGACGTTGTTGTTTCCATACCTTTTGGCGCAACAGAGCCTACAGTCTCTAGCTTCGACGCTGTCTATGAGGTCTCTGGGGATAGTTTGGACTGGAACATCGGTACCGTGGACGAGACCAACGCTTCAGGAAGCTTTGAATTTGAATCTGCAGGCGATGGAGACGAAAACGAGTTCTTCCCGATGAATGTGCGCTTCTCCAAAGTCAGTCCATTCGTTGAGGTAGATGTCACCAATGTCTCTCTACTCGAGATGGAAGGGGAGAGC
- a CDS encoding DUF803 domain membrane protein, with amino-acid sequence MLPEKYVGLLLAILSTMAIGTSFVITKKGLMHASERHGFEGEGFSYLKSPIWWGGVTTLAIGEVANFAAYAFAPAILVTPLGALSVLIGAVLGSYFLHERLGILGKLGCALCLLGSVVIVLHAPPDKPVETVDEILDYAIQPGFLIYCLAVAIFSTVMIYRVAPVYGKKNPLIFISICSTVGSVSVMSVKAFGIALKLTFNGNNQFTHASTYVFMIVTGFCILTQMNYFNKALNQFSTSIVNPLYYVTFTTATLCASFILFKGFNTSDAVNTISLLCGFLTIFSGVYLLNLSRHDPDGRHLLSSKLDDEGVPTDGIASFQTRRSMQSRRSNEPHRRSSSFAFMNGHGDREGLMHSYDVENQAFGLSELTEESDGEPGPTYKRSDDIDRTTQHPNKHDE; translated from the exons ATGCTTCCAGAGAA ATATGTCGGGCTGCTCTTGGCCATTCTGTCAACAATGGCTATCG GCACAAGTTTCGTTATCACGAAAAAG GGATTAATGCACGCTTCGGAAAGGCATGGatttgaaggagaaggctttTCATATCTCAAAAGTCCGATATGGTGGGGTGGAGTCACTACAT TGGCCATCGGGGAAGTTGCCAACTTCGCTGCATATGCCTTTGCACCCGCCATTCTCGTTACTCCGCTGGGTGCGCTTAGTGTGTTGATCGG TGCTGTCCTTGGGTCCTATTTTCTGCATGAAAGACTTGGCATTCTGGGGAAACTGGGCTGCGCCTTGTGTTTGCTTGGCTCCGTTGTCATCGTTCTGCATGCGCCGCCTGATAAACCAGTCGAAACAGTTGATGAAATCCTCGATTATGCGATTCAGCCAG GGTTCCTTATCTATTGCCTTGCGGTTGCGATTTTCTCGACGGTCATGATCTACCGAGTGGCGCCAGTTTATGGAAAGAAGAACCCCTTGATCTTTATCTCTATCTGCTCAACAGTGGGCTCCGTCTCCGTCATGTCCGTCAAGGCCTTCGGAATCGCTCTGAAGCTCACATTCAACGGAAACAACCAATTCACACATGCGTCAACATACGTCTTCATGATCGTCACAGGTTTCTGCATCCTTACACAGATGAACTACTTTAACAAGGCATTGAATCAGTTTTCAACATCCAT TGTCAATCCTCTCTACTACGTTACATTTACAACCGCCACGCTATGCGCCTCCTTTATTCTCTTCAAGGGATTCAATACAAGTGATGCTGTCAACACCATCTCGTTGCTCTGCGGATTCCTCACAATCTTCTCCGGCGTGTACCTTTTGAACCTTTCCCGGCATGATCCCGATGGACGGCACCTGCTTAGTTCGAAgttggatgatgaaggggtGCCTACGGATGGCATTGCCAGCTTCCAGACCCGGCGGTCGATGCAATCGCGCCGGAGCAATGAGCCACACCGTCGTTCATCTAGCTTTGCTTTCATGAATGGGCATGGGGACCGCGAAGGCCTCATGCATTCCTACGATGTTGAGAATCAGGCTTTCGGTCTGTCAGAGTTGACAGAGGAGAGCGACGGAGAACCGGGGCCGACCTATAAACGAAGCGATGATATTGATCGCACCACACAACATCCCAATAAGCATGACGAGTGA
- a CDS encoding putative importin beta-2 subunit, which translates to MEWQPQDEPLRQLACCLRDSLHPHNRAAQKQAEQMLVQATSSPDYVNYITYLFCTPQIPPAVGMDDDTYNLVRFAAAMNLKTKIRVAYNTISQPSLAYIRSATLAGLRDSNLQVRNSAGSIITELLQQAGLLAWPEVLHELLSLVENASGDVPVLAQEAAMSALAKVCEDNRKVLDRDYEGQRPLDVIIPKLMDFTSSGSPRVRSMALSTIHVFLPSRPQALIASLDLFLSQLFQLASDTDTDVRRMVCQTFAQLVDFAPEKLVPHMEGLVNYIIMQQNNAEDPELALDAAEFWLVAGEQAKLQQPLAPHMPKIVPVLLRSMVYDEDDAIRLSGEGDDAELEDREEDLRPQFAKSKAARLDLSKSGAQANGDTAAGEDDDDDLSEGEIEDSEFGDDPEDEWTLRKCSAAALDVFSNVYHQPIFEIILPYLKETLRHEQWPQREAAVLTLGAVADGCMDAVTPHLPELVPYLISLLNDPQPVVRQITCWCLGRYSEWASHLADPLERARFFEPMMEGILRRMLDGNKKVQEAAASAFASLEEKSDANLIPYCEPILRQFVQCFGKYKDRNMYILYDCVQTLAECVMGELAKPHLVDILMPALIDRYNKVTDQSRELFPLLECLGYIAAAYGDTFAPFAPPLFQRCTKIIYENLQEYIASVNNQAIDEPDKDFLVTSLDLLSAIIQAIDPQKSGELVATSQPRFFDLLCFCMEDPNYEVRQSSYALLGDCAINIFPQLEPYIPNIMPTLIKQLDLDLIRDDERHTGFSVLNNACWSCGEIAVTEKANLAPYADKLYHGLSTIINNEEIIDSVNENAAMALGRLGFCCSDQLASRLAEYAGSFLKSMNKIEFTREKASAFLGFNHVVMKNPQALESCLGEYFQAIATFPTKSLHQEDYRDIQSSFQQVLQGYKNMIPDFDSFLTQLPQHVVQKLRSVYQI; encoded by the exons ATGGAATGGCAACCTCAGGATGAGCCATTGAGGCAGCTCGCCTGCTGTCTCAGGGACTCGTTACATCCTCACAATCGCGCAGCACAAAAGCAGGCCGAACAG ATGCTTGTTCAAGCGACATCCTCCCCCGACTATGTCAattatattacctatcttTTTTGCACCCCGCAAATCCCCCCGGCCGTGGGCATGGATGACGATACTTACAATCTGGTCCGTTTCGCCGCTGCGATGAACCTCAAGACGAAGATCCGTGTCGCATACAATACAATTTCTCAGCCCAGTTTAGCATACATCCGATCCGCGACCCTGGCCGGGTTGCGAGACAGCAACCTTCAGGTGCGGAACTCCGCCGGTAGCATTATCACGGAACTGTTGCAACAGGCGGGGCTGTTGGCGTGGCCGGAGGTGCTGCATGAACTCCTCAGTCTGGTGGAGAACGCTTCGGGGGACGTCCCGGTCCTGGCTCAGGAAGCCGCCATGTCGGCCCTCGCGAAAGTTTGCGAAGACAACCGCAAGGTCCTCGATCGGGATTACGAGGGGCAACGCCCTCTCGATGTGATAATCCCGAAGTTGATGGACTTCACATCCAGCGGGAGCCCCAGGGTTCGGTCTATGGCGTTGAGCACCATCCACGTCTTCCTCCCCAGCAGACCGCAGGCGTTGATCGCCTCGTTGGATCTGTTCCTTTCGCAGTTGTTCCAGCTCGCCAGCGACACCGACACCGATGTGCGACGTATGGTGTGTCAGACTTTCGCGCAGTTAGTAGACTTTGCCCCTGAAAAGCTCGTCCCGCACATGGAAGGATTGGTCAACTATATCATCATGCAGCAGAACAACGCGGAGGACCCCGAACTCGCGCTCGATGCGGCGGAGTTCTGGCTGGTTGCAGGAGAGCAGGCGAAGCTGCAACAGCCCTTGGCGCCACACATGCCAAAGATTGTTCCGGTGCTGCTCCGGAGCATGGTAtacgatgaggatgatgcgATTCGCCTATCGGGTGAAggcgatgatgctgaacTTGAAGACCGTGAGGAGGACCTCAGGCCCCAATTCGCCAAATCGAAAGCCGCTCGTTTGGACCTCTCTAAGTCCGGAGCGCAAGCTAACGGCGACACGGCCGctggcgaagatgacgatgacgacctGAGCGAGGGTGAAATTGAGGATTCCGAGTTCGGTGATGACCCGGAGGACGAGTGGACCCTGAGAAAATGTTCCGCGGCTGCGCTGGATGTCTTTTCCAACGTTTATCACCAGCCTAtcttcgagatcatcctGCCCTATCTGAAAGAAACTCTCCGCCATGAGCAATGGCCCCAGCGTGAAGCCGCTGTCCTGACGCTCGGTGCGGTTGCAGATGGCTGTATGGATGCAGTCACGCCCCATCTTCCCGAGCTTGTCCCTTACTTGATTTCGCTATTAAACGACCCCCAGCCGGTCGTACGACAGATTACCTGCTGGTGTCTTGGACGATACTCGGAATGGGCTTCGCACTTGGCTGACCCATTAGAAAGGGCTCGTTTCTTTGAGCCTATGATGGAGGGTATACTGCGCCGGATGCTGGATGGCAATAAGAAGGTGCAAGAGGCGGCCGCATCGGCCTTTGCCAGCCTGGAGGAGAAGTCAGACGCTAACTTGATACCCTACTGTGAGCCGATTTTGAGGCAGTTTGTGCAGTGCTTTGGAAAGTACAAGGATCGGAATATGTACATCTTGTATGATTGCGTCCAGACGCTCGCTGAATGTGTGATGGGAGAACTGGCGAAACCGCACCTGGTGGATATCCTGATGCCTGCCCTGATTGATCGGTACAACAAGGTGACGGATCAGTCCCGGGAACTCTTCCCCTTGCTCGAGTGCCTGGGGTACATTGCTGCGGCGTATGGCGACACCTTTGCTCCGTTTGCACCTCCTCTGTTCCAACGGTGCACAAAAATCATCTACGAGAACCTGCAGGAATACATTGCGTCTGTCAACAACCAGGCCATTGATGAGCCCGACAAGGATTTCTTGGTGACCAGTCTAGACCTCCTCAGTGCGATCATACAAGCCATCGATCCCCAGAAGAGCGGCGAACTGGTAGCCACCTCGCAACCCCGCTTCTTTGAtttgctctgcttctgcatggAGGACCCGAATTACGAGGTCCGGCAGTCGTCGTACGCATTACTCGGTGACTGCGCCATCAATATCTTCCCTCAGCTTGAGCCATATATCCCCAACATAATGCCTACCTTGATCAAGCAGCTCGACCTGGACTTGATCCGAGATGATGAGCGACACACCGGGTTCAGCGTACTGAACAATGCCTGTTGGTCGTGCGGGGAAATTGCCGTCACCGAGAAAGCCAATCTGGCACCGTACGCCGACAAGCTGTACCATGGACTGTCTACCATTATTAACAACGAGGAAATTATCGACTCGGTGAATGAGAATGCCGCGATGGCGCTCGGAAGATTGGGTTTCTGCTGCTCCGATCAACTTGCCTCGCGCCTGGCCGAGTATGCCGGCTCGTTTCTGAAGTCGATGAACAAGATTGAGTTCACGCGCGAAAAGGCATCCGCATTCCTCGGTTTCAATCACGTTGTGATGAAGAACCCGCAGGCCCTGGAGTCTTGTCTGGGCGAGTACTTCCAGGCCATTGCCACCTTCCCTACCAAGTCACTTCATCAAGAGGACTACCGTGATATCCAGAGCTCGTTCCAGCAG GTCCTGCAAGGCTATAAAAATATGATACCCGATTTCGATTCGTTCCTCACCCAGCTTCCGCAGCACGTGGTCCAGAAACTCCGTTCTGTGTACCAGATTTAG
- a CDS encoding putative C6 transcription factor RosA-like, protein MAGPGGGPPRKSHTKSRNGCATCKRRHIRCDETFPQCRNCTKHNCRCDYMDVALAREQSNKARKAPDLLMSPEIEMEIENWHVTGVPPFPELMHYPRNAWYKLFRSDLRLIHHIIGLSIDLHRRGFGECTIWAQKMPLFLSLALSNDFVMSSILTLSASHLAWITRNQETKQLAYHHRGIAIKGLHKAIGTFSKENCEAILASSILLSWQASDWQTWASLQQGLTTVLNAMHPIWKHESELAVLLENQRYLGCTNSPVMTGYRFEDADLASLDQTIVALQSVQKRVVHNHEYYTRIGELLDFVRNFRMDLLSQTPEQAFERVQPLRRWLFWLPAAMLRGGDADIGALAILAQFYAVGVALDSLFPDMGGAYLGPLSVGPVEEIYRIVVTRSTADPFSPELQLAMSLMDLPRHIVARYKSRLQWSPRHSLEQCSPTPPSPYRNYQDFRLASSSSPSATSATYAPFTPPLESPLHSPPAVTIASSPFDAAGAYVTAPMSHPLYPPSPRLLSEPSSLQHSPAFAPPYLENMLCGQMSRADGTLDLSIGLYDDAHSMHIAGMNTSTEAWNGTICT, encoded by the exons ATGGCCGGTCCTGGTGGTGGTCCTCCTCGCAAGAGCCATACCAAGTCAAGGAATGGCTGCGCTACTTGCAAGAGGCGACATATCAGATGCGACGAGACCTTCCCACAATG TCGAAACTGCACCAAGCACAATTGCCGTTGTGACTACATGGatgttgctcttgctcgtGAGCAATCCAACAAGGCCCGCAAAGCCCCCGACCTGCTCATGTCACCCGAGATCGAGATGGAGATTGAGAACTGGCACGTCACGGGAGTGCCTCCCTTTCCGGAACTGATGCACTACCCTCGGAATGCATGGTACAAGTTATTCCGGTCAGACTTGCGCTTGATCCATCATATCATTGGACTGTCAAtcgatcttcatcgccgtgGTTTCGGAGAGTGTACGATCTGGGCCCAGAAAATGCCACT TTTTCTGTCCCTGGCTCTGTCCAACGACTTCGTGATGAGCTCCATCTTGACTCTGTCGGCTTCCCACCTGGCCTGGATCACACGGAATCAGGAAACCAAACAGCTGGCATATCATCATCGCGGTATCGCGATCAAGGGTCTGCACAAGGCCATTGGTACATTCTCAAAGGAGAACTGCGAGGCCATCCTGGCTTCATCTATTCTTCTCTCGTGGCAAGCGTCTGATTGGCAAACGTGGGCATCCTTGCAGCAAGGCCTTACTACG GTCTTGAATGCGATGCACCCAATCTGGAAGCACGAGTCTGAATTAGCAGTGCTTCTCGAGAACCAGAGGTATCTGGGATGCACAAACTCTCCAGTTATGACAGGATACCGCTTCGAGGACGCCGACCTGGCCAGCCTCGACCAGACTATTGTGGCCCTTCAGAGTGTACAGAAGAGGGTTGTTCACAACCACGAGTACTACACCCGGATTGGAGAGCTGCTCGACTTTGTACGCAACTTTCGGATGGATCTTCTGTCGCAGACACCCGAGCAAGCATTTGAGCGTGTCCAACCTCTACGCAGATGGTTGTTCTGGCTCCCCGCCGCCATGCTCCGCGGTGGTGATGCAGATATTGGTGCTCTGGCTATTCTTGCACAGTTTTACGCCGTTGGAGTCGCCTTGGACAGCTTATTTCCCGATATGGGGGGCGCCTACCTGGGCCCGCTGTCAGTCGGACCTGTGGAGGAGATCTACCGGATTGTTGTGACGAGGAGCACTGCAGATCCCTTCAGCCCTGAACTACAACTTGCCATGAGTCTCATGGACCTACCCCGGCACATTGTTGCTAGGTACAAAAGCCGTCTTCAATGGTCCCCACGACATTCGCTCGAGCAGTGCTCTCCCACACCCCCCAGCCCATATCGCAACTACCAGGACTTCCGCCtcgcatcttcatcctcaccaTCTGCGACCTCAGCCACCTACGCACCTTTCACTCCTCCCCTCGAATCTCCCCTCCATTCACCTCCTGCGGTGACGATCGCGAGCTCGCCGTTCGACGCTGCAGGAGCCTATGTGACAGCTCCGATGTCACATCCTCTCTACCCCCCATCTCCTCGACTACTTTCCGAGCCTAGCTCGCTTCAGCATTCTCCTGCTTTTGCACCGCCTTACCTCGAGAACATGCTTTGCGGACAAATGTCACGGGCGGATGGAACCCTAGATCTCAGCATCGGACTCTACGACGATGCTCATTCGATGCACATTGCCGGGATGAACACTTCGACGGAGGCCTGGAATGGAACTATCTGCACCTGA
- a CDS encoding putative 26S proteasome-associated ubiquitin C-terminal hydrolase, whose product MADGGGWSTIESDEGVFTSLIENLGVKDVQFEELISLDADTIRSLSPVYGVIFLFKWIREPPSTNTTQPLDGTYITSLPENLFFAAQTIQNACGTQAILSVILNQDSPASTPYPINIGPELRSFKEFTAGFPPDLRGEALSNSETIRTAHNAFARASPFVDETVRTTQDEEADVYHFIAYTPVNGVLYELDGLQPYPISHGECNAETFPEKVIEVLQRRIARYPEGETRFNLMAVVRDLRVRARETGDVELLEREARKRRAWAWENTLRRWNFVGFIGEMIKGVAGMKEKEGPGAYEAWVDKAKQETQKRLLSRRG is encoded by the exons ATGGCCGACGGCGGAGGCTGGAGCACGATCGAGTCGGATGAG GGCGTCTTCACCTCCCTGATCGAGAATCTCGGCGTCAAAGACGTCCAATTCGAGGAACTCATCTCCCTCGACGCAGACACGATCCGCTCACTCAG CCCCGTCTACGgcgtcatcttcctcttcaaatGGATCCGCGAACCCCCCTCAACAAACACCACCCAACCCCTCGACGGCACCTACATCACCTCCCTCCCCGAgaacctcttcttcgccgcccAAACCATCCAAAACGCCTGCGGCACGCAGgccatcctctccgtcaTCCTAAACCAGGACTCCCCCGCCTCAACCCCCTACCCCATCAACATCGGGCCCGAGCTCCGCTCCTTCAAGGAATTCACGGCCGGCTTCCCGCCCGACCTCCGCGGCGAGGCCCTCTCCAACTCGGAGACCATCCGTACCGCGCACAACGCCTTCGCGCGCGCCTCGCCCTTCGTCGACGAGACGGTGCGCACGACgcaggatgaggaggcgGATGTCTACCATTTCATTGCGTATACGCCTGTCAACGGGGTGCTGTATGAGCTTGATGGGTTGCAGCCGTATCCGATTAGTCATGGCGAGTGCAATGCTGAGACGTTCCCTGAGAAGGTGATTGAGGTCTTGCAGCGGCGTATTGCACGGTATCCTGAAGGGGAGACGCGATTTAATCTTATGGCGGTGGTGAGGGATTTGAGGGTCCGCGCTCGGGAGACGGGGGATGTGGAGTTGTTGGAGCGGgaggcgaggaagaggcgcGCGTGGGCGTGGGAGAATACCCTGCGCCGTTGGAACTTTGTAGGATTCATTGGGGAGATGATTAAGGGGGTGGCGgggatgaaggagaaggaagggcCTGGGGCGTATGAGGCGTGGGTGGACAAGGCGAAGCAGGAGACTCAGAAGAGATTGTTGAGTCGGAGAGGCTAG
- a CDS encoding Auxin Efflux Carrier superfamily, which yields MAIFTSPKSLQNVNALVPRQFMTQMPSGLMNAGMLQDGGHPSHPSFFHLVLLVFEAVLEVVCVSLPGYIVAKQGMFDAEAQKLVANLNVMLFTPCLIFIKLGSQLTAEKITDLAIIPFIFIVQTFVSYSCAWAISRCFRFKKRQANFVAAMAVFGNSNSLPISLVMSLSQTLKGLHWSKVPNDNDDEVAARGILYLLIFQQLGQLVRWSWGYRVLLAPKERYLEETVREDDVTQIEQGQERYVDNPNQTDPYEPLIRTRSSDSINHDATGSSGDTDEFRSGEQTPVIAQTYSYTKLPTHGQVNIESDHHPSLIGPPPSGPFLPRQSTGGHILLFPSVELSHEGHHHQKGPFTRVKEYLGQRRSRVTSCIASGWEKSTTAVYSRLPSRIQKPVSVCARGIKTFLRGLWDFMNPPLWAMLVSIIVASVPSLQHLFFDEDTFVNNSVTRAINQNAQVAVPLILVVLGANLARNTLSQEALEDMPHPKEENKLIIASLVARMLLPTLVMAPFLALLAKHVPISILGDPIFIIVCFLLTGAPSALQLAQICQINNVYVSAMSKLLFQSYVVWILPSTLILVMGALEVVEWASASS from the exons ATGGCCATTTTTACGTCTCCTAAGTCGCTTCAGAATGTCAATGCCTTGGTTCCTCGGCAGTTCATGACTCAAATGCCATCGGGGCTCATGAATGCTGGGATGCTTCAGGATGGCGGCCATCCGAGCCATCCATCATTCTTCCACCTTGTCCTTCTGGTTTTCGAAGCTGTATTGGAGGTAGTTTGTGTCAGCTTGCCGGGTTACATAGTTGCCAAACAAGGCATGTTCGATGCAGAAGCTCAGAAGTTGGTCGCCAACCTTAACGTCATGCTGTTTACCCCATGTCTGA TCTTCATCAAACTTGGTTCTCAACTGACGGCGGAGAAAATCACTGATCTTGCCATCATCcctttcatcttcatcgttcAGACCTTCGTCTCATATTCATGTGCTTGGGCTATATCGCGATGTTTCCGCTTCAAAAAACGACAGGCCAATTTTGTGGCGGCAATGGCT GTCTTCGGTAACTCAAACTCTCTACCTATTTCCCTTGTCATGTCGCTCTCGCAGACCCTAAAAGGCCTCCACTGGAGCAAAGTCCCTAATGACAACGATGACGAAGTGGCGGCCCGTGGAATCCTATACCTACTCATATTCCAGCAACTAGGTCAGCTCGTGCGCTGGAGTTGGGGCTATCGTGTTCTCCTTGCTCCGAAGGAACGATACCTGGAAGAGACAGTTAGGGAAGACGATGTGACCCAAATTGAGCAGGGGCAGGAACGCTACGTCGATAACCCGAATCAAACCGACCCGTATGAGCCACTTATCAGGACCCGAAGTTCTGATAGCATTAACCACGATGCAACGGGCTCTTCCGGTGACACAGATGAGTTCAGGTCCGGTGAACAGACCCCCGTGATAGCTCAGACGTATTCCTATACGAAGCTGCCGACTCATGGCCAAGTAAATATTGAATCAGACCACCACCCTTCCCTGATCGGGCCTCCTCCTAGCGGACCATTCCTCCCGCGCCAAAGTACTGGAGGCCACATCCTATTGTTTCCGAGCGTTGAGTTGTCGCATGAAGGTCACCATCACCAAAAGGGACCATTTACACGAGTCAAGGAGTATCTGGGGCAACGCCGTAGTCGTGTGACAAGCTGTATCGCAAGCGGGTGGGAGAAGAGCACAACCGCAGTGTACAGTCGACTTCCGAGCCGTATACAGAAGCCCGTGTCTGTTTGTGCTCGCGGTATCAAGACGTTCCTCCGTGGCCTATGGGACTTCATGAACCCTCCGCTGTGGGCCATGCTAGTGTCGATTATCGTGGCATCCGTGCCGTCCCTACAGCACTTGTTCTTCGACGAAGATACGTTCGTGAACAATTCGGTCACCCGAGCTATCAACCAGAATGCTCAAGTTGCTGTACCGTTGATTCTGGTCGTCCTAGGAGCCAATCTCGCACGAAACACTTTGTCCCAGGAAGCTCTCGAAGACATGCCGCATcccaaggaagagaataaACTCATTATTGCCTCGCTCGTGGCACGCATGCTGCTCCCAACCTTGGTTATGGCACCcttccttgctctgctcGCTAAACACGTCCCTATCAGTATCTTGGGCGATCCGATCTTCATAATCGTCTGCTTCTTACTTACTGGAGCTCCGTCCGCTCTGCAACTGGCACAGATCTGCCAGATCAATAATGTATACGTCTCAGCCATGTCGAAGCTTCTGTTCCAGAGCTATGTTGTTTG GATTCTCCCTTCCACTCTCATACTTGTGATGGGTGCGTTGGAGGTCGTTGAGTGggcttccgcttcttcctaA